In the Thermodesulfobacteriota bacterium genome, one interval contains:
- a CDS encoding arginine decarboxylase, pyruvoyl-dependent, producing the protein MIVKTPTKYFLVSGHSEGFSVLNAFDGALLASGIGDTNIVKMSSILPPACKEINPPLPLPQGALVPVAYATISSTVPGEIISAAVAIGIPEDETQAGLIMEYSAKEEESFVVEKVKKMVEKGMEMRKRKIKEIKYISSTHRVKEIGAVFAGVVLWD; encoded by the coding sequence ATGATTGTAAAAACCCCGACTAAGTACTTTCTTGTAAGTGGCCATTCTGAAGGCTTTTCAGTCCTTAATGCCTTCGACGGTGCTCTCCTCGCTTCAGGTATCGGCGACACAAACATAGTCAAAATGTCAAGTATCCTTCCTCCAGCTTGCAAGGAGATAAATCCTCCCCTTCCGCTACCACAGGGTGCCCTAGTACCTGTTGCGTACGCTACTATATCAAGCACTGTACCTGGTGAGATAATCTCGGCTGCAGTTGCGATCGGGATACCAGAAGACGAAACGCAAGCAGGTCTTATAATGGAATACTCTGCAAAGGAAGAGGAGAGTTTCGTCGTTGAAAAAGTAAAAAAGATGGTGGAAAAGGGAATGGAGATGAGAAAAAGAAAAATTAAGGAGATAAAGTACATATCCTCTACGCATAGGGTCAAAGAGATCGGGGCTGTATTTGCGGGGGTTGTGCTTTGGGACTAG
- a CDS encoding cupin domain-containing protein → MKNVSIGERIRMLRQAKNLTQEELAIRAGLTKGFISQVERNLTSLSVESLIGILDALDEKPSTFFDETFDEKITFKHKDRVDMEMENVRSFKILVPAAQNRRMDPGLLELDPGEKTPDEEPHEGEEFGFVLSGSVELVYGGKIYKLKKGECFYFKANKKHYIANRKKKRAQILWVSSPPNF, encoded by the coding sequence ATGAAAAATGTTAGCATAGGCGAAAGAATAAGGATGCTGAGACAGGCGAAGAATCTGACTCAAGAAGAGCTCGCAATCCGGGCCGGTCTTACCAAAGGTTTTATCTCCCAAGTCGAAAGGAATCTCACATCCCTATCAGTTGAAAGCCTCATAGGGATACTCGATGCTCTGGATGAAAAACCGTCCACTTTTTTTGACGAAACTTTTGATGAGAAGATAACCTTCAAGCACAAAGACAGAGTTGATATGGAGATGGAAAATGTGAGGTCTTTTAAGATCCTCGTTCCTGCAGCACAGAACAGGCGAATGGATCCGGGGCTTTTAGAACTGGATCCTGGAGAAAAAACTCCAGATGAAGAGCCTCACGAGGGTGAGGAGTTCGGTTTTGTTCTTTCTGGAAGTGTAGAGCTCGTCTACGGCGGAAAGATATACAAGCTGAAAAAGGGAGAGTGCTTTTACTTTAAGGCTAATAAAAAACATTACATTGCCAATAGGAAAAAAAAGAGGGCCCAGATTCTCTGGGTTTCCTCACCACCAAACTTCTAG
- a CDS encoding P-loop NTPase — MLDPRLSVIEKRLSNIGEIIAISGGKGGVGKTTVACLLALFLSKREKRVGLFDMDFYGPSTHVILGIDDVHVEEDRGIIPPQWNGISYMCISLFTKGNPLPMRGKDLSNAILEFLSTTIWKKLDYLILDLPPGTGEVTLEVLRFLKKARFLLTTTPSKVAKEVLKKEIAILKGRGIEIIGVIENQKIDKESQDLCFLDHVPILGTLPFDENFEKALGSVDKILATDLYARAEKLFQDIFFSDGR; from the coding sequence ATGCTAGATCCAAGACTGTCAGTGATTGAAAAGAGACTTTCAAATATAGGTGAGATAATAGCTATCTCCGGTGGAAAAGGGGGGGTAGGAAAGACCACAGTGGCCTGCCTTCTTGCACTTTTTCTTTCCAAGAGAGAAAAAAGGGTAGGACTATTCGACATGGACTTTTACGGACCATCCACACACGTTATCCTGGGAATTGATGACGTCCATGTTGAAGAGGATAGGGGGATCATTCCTCCTCAATGGAATGGGATTTCATACATGTGTATCTCTTTATTTACCAAAGGGAACCCTCTTCCTATGCGGGGAAAAGATTTATCTAACGCAATATTGGAGTTCCTTTCCACTACGATCTGGAAAAAGCTCGATTATCTGATCCTTGATTTACCTCCAGGAACAGGCGAAGTTACGCTCGAAGTTTTAAGGTTTTTAAAAAAGGCCAGGTTTTTGCTCACAACAACTCCTTCGAAAGTGGCAAAAGAGGTACTGAAAAAAGAGATAGCCATTCTTAAAGGAAGGGGAATCGAAATAATAGGAGTTATTGAGAACCAAAAAATAGATAAAGAATCACAGGATCTCTGTTTTTTAGACCATGTTCCTATCCTGGGAACCCTTCCTTTCGACGAAAATTTTGAGAAAGCCTTGGGTTCGGTGGATAAGATTCTTGCCACCGATCTTTATGCCAGAGCGGAAAAGCTCTTCCAAGATATTTTTTTTAGCGATGGCCGGTAG
- the speB gene encoding agmatinase: MGLETPDNAKYMGAQNDYEGSEIVLVGCPLDITSSFRGGTRFAPETIRRASWTLETYSPYLRRDLREVKLSDVGNMPLIPSDLKESLKLIERRTLELLQDSKKTIFLGGEHLITYPIVKALKQHVNGLQIIHFDAHWDLRNSYEGMELCHATVMKRIKELGIEKVFHIGVRSGTEEEFKLGKLVRSPNLLKEEIDFRTPTYITFDMDVLDPSLVPGVTTPEPGGLFFHDIMEYLQSMSGMDIVGADLVELAPDYDPTFVSSICAAKVVRELILLMA; encoded by the coding sequence TTGGGACTAGAAACCCCGGATAATGCCAAATACATGGGAGCCCAGAATGATTATGAGGGTTCGGAAATTGTGCTTGTTGGATGCCCGTTGGATATTACATCCAGTTTCAGAGGCGGCACAAGGTTCGCTCCCGAAACTATAAGGAGGGCTTCTTGGACCCTCGAAACCTACAGTCCTTATCTTAGGAGGGATCTTAGGGAAGTGAAGCTCTCGGATGTCGGCAACATGCCACTTATCCCTTCTGATCTTAAGGAATCACTGAAGCTTATAGAGAGACGAACCTTGGAGCTTCTTCAAGATTCTAAAAAGACCATCTTTTTGGGCGGAGAACATCTTATAACCTATCCGATAGTGAAGGCTTTGAAACAACATGTGAACGGTTTGCAGATAATTCATTTTGATGCCCACTGGGACTTGCGAAACTCTTACGAAGGTATGGAGCTTTGCCATGCAACCGTTATGAAAAGGATAAAGGAACTGGGGATCGAGAAAGTCTTCCACATTGGCGTCCGTTCAGGAACAGAGGAAGAATTCAAATTGGGAAAGTTGGTAAGGTCGCCGAATTTGCTAAAGGAGGAGATCGATTTTCGAACTCCTACTTACATAACATTCGACATGGATGTTCTCGATCCCTCTCTCGTTCCCGGCGTAACAACTCCTGAGCCTGGTGGACTCTTTTTCCACGATATTATGGAGTACCTACAATCCATGTCTGGTATGGATATTGTGGGGGCAGACTTAGTTGAGCTTGCACCGGACTATGATCCCACCTTTGTCTCCTCCATATGCGCGGCGAAGGTGGTAAGAGAGCTTATTCTGCTTATGGCATAA
- the hypA gene encoding hydrogenase nickel incorporation protein HypA, translating into MHEWAVAESIVLTVLKEAEKNGMRFLDRIVLRIGELQRMEKDILCFAMESIFRHYGYELSEKNFDILEEPAFFKCHVCETEWPYVEVLRSMGEEEKEFIHFIPEVAHGFIKCPSCGSSDFELERGRGVVIESISGRIC; encoded by the coding sequence ATGCATGAGTGGGCAGTTGCGGAATCGATTGTCCTTACGGTCCTCAAAGAGGCTGAAAAAAATGGAATGAGATTCCTTGACCGGATAGTCTTGCGGATCGGCGAGCTCCAAAGGATGGAAAAGGATATTTTGTGCTTCGCCATGGAGAGCATCTTTAGGCATTACGGATACGAACTTTCCGAAAAGAACTTCGACATATTAGAAGAACCCGCCTTTTTTAAGTGCCATGTCTGTGAGACGGAATGGCCATATGTGGAGGTACTAAGATCAATGGGTGAAGAGGAAAAGGAATTTATCCACTTCATACCTGAGGTGGCTCACGGGTTCATAAAATGTCCATCCTGCGGAAGCTCAGATTTTGAACTTGAAAGAGGAAGGGGTGTAGTTATCGAGTCTATAAGCGGGAGAATATGCTAG
- a CDS encoding NAD+ synthase has translation MPVLRVAIAQINSKVGDILGNAQKIASFIEKSKDFGADLVIFPEFSVTGSPAYDLFTCKSFVKEAEKGIEYLLPHTNGIVAVIPSVRLFGDSLFNSAYIISKGGVLKSYEKRRIKRLTHLDETRYFHPGDRPCVVSVGGVQLEILMGEEFTDYEKRKDTPLILVLDSSIYRVGEIDKKREALKKSFPDLHFCYVNLVGGQDEWIFYGGSFVGYGERILSEAKTFEEDLIFFDFELRGEVSLFEEKVSKKDYEKPIVPLRGSPPKDVLEEEILKALILATKDYAHKNGFQTACLGISGGIDSALTAYIASRALGSQNVTGLFMPSRYTAKESYEDAKQLARNLQIELLEVPIDGLIESYFNLLKGILVEELREVTVENIQARIRANLLMAFSNNKGALVLTTSNKSELATGYFTLYGDSAGGFAVLKDVPKTLIYRLCEYVNKKEGRFIIPKRVLEKEPSAELKFNQKDTDELPPYHVLDSLIEEYIEGKMGGLEVENKPLLETVKETLMRFFKNEYKRRQAPCGPTISLRSLGRDSDFPITNLWRYREWSL, from the coding sequence ATGCCAGTCCTAAGGGTTGCTATTGCCCAGATAAATTCAAAGGTGGGCGATATCTTGGGCAATGCGCAAAAGATCGCTTCTTTTATTGAGAAATCTAAAGACTTTGGAGCAGATCTCGTTATATTTCCCGAGTTTTCCGTAACAGGTTCCCCTGCTTACGATCTATTCACCTGCAAGAGTTTTGTAAAAGAAGCGGAAAAAGGCATAGAATATCTTTTGCCACACACAAATGGTATAGTTGCGGTAATTCCATCCGTCAGGCTTTTTGGAGACTCGCTATTTAATTCAGCCTATATCATTTCAAAAGGGGGCGTTCTTAAATCTTACGAGAAAAGGCGAATAAAAAGGCTTACCCATCTCGATGAGACCAGATACTTTCATCCGGGTGATAGGCCATGTGTCGTAAGTGTTGGTGGCGTACAACTAGAGATTCTTATGGGAGAAGAGTTTACGGATTACGAAAAGCGAAAGGATACACCCTTGATTTTGGTTTTGGATTCCTCGATCTATAGGGTCGGAGAGATAGACAAGAAAAGAGAGGCCCTAAAGAAATCATTTCCCGATCTTCATTTTTGTTACGTGAACCTTGTGGGTGGACAGGATGAGTGGATTTTTTACGGTGGAAGCTTTGTAGGTTACGGTGAAAGAATCCTATCTGAAGCAAAGACTTTTGAAGAGGACTTAATCTTTTTTGACTTCGAACTTAGAGGAGAAGTTTCGCTTTTTGAGGAGAAAGTTTCTAAAAAGGATTATGAAAAACCTATAGTACCGTTACGTGGAAGCCCTCCAAAGGATGTTCTTGAAGAAGAGATACTGAAAGCACTTATTCTTGCAACGAAGGACTATGCCCATAAAAACGGGTTTCAGACTGCCTGCCTCGGTATAAGCGGGGGGATCGATTCTGCCCTCACCGCGTATATAGCCTCTCGGGCATTGGGTTCTCAGAACGTAACTGGTCTTTTTATGCCGAGCCGTTATACGGCTAAAGAAAGTTATGAAGATGCAAAACAACTTGCCCGTAACCTCCAAATAGAGCTTTTGGAAGTACCAATAGATGGTTTAATTGAATCCTATTTCAATCTTCTAAAGGGAATACTAGTTGAAGAATTGAGAGAGGTTACAGTAGAAAACATACAGGCAAGAATAAGGGCTAACCTACTTATGGCCTTTTCAAACAACAAAGGAGCGCTTGTCCTTACGACTTCGAATAAATCCGAACTTGCAACGGGCTATTTTACTCTTTACGGAGATTCCGCCGGGGGTTTCGCGGTCTTAAAGGACGTGCCTAAAACTTTAATTTACAGGCTATGCGAATACGTAAACAAAAAAGAAGGGCGTTTCATCATTCCAAAAAGGGTGCTTGAAAAGGAACCGAGTGCTGAGCTTAAGTTTAATCAGAAAGACACAGATGAGCTACCTCCCTATCATGTCCTCGATTCATTAATCGAAGAGTACATCGAAGGAAAAATGGGTGGTTTGGAAGTTGAGAACAAGCCTCTGCTTGAGACTGTAAAGGAGACTCTCATGAGGTTCTTTAAGAACGAATACAAAAGGAGGCAAGCACCGTGCGGTCCCACAATTTCTTTAAGGTCTCTGGGAAGAGACTCTGATTTCCCCATCACGAATCTTTGGAGGTATCGGGAATGGAGCTTGTAA
- the hypD gene encoding hydrogenase formation protein HypD — translation MVDEWVKDLIDEVLSLSRSLKEKLGRRIKIMEVCGTHTMVISKSGIRSLFSETVELISGPGCPVCVTDQMDIDKIILYAQMDNITLCTFGDMIKVPGSLSSLEKERAKGARIEVFYSPSDALNYAKDHPDEEIVFVGIGFETTIPLLAHCILEAKRQRLQNFSLFSLHKCLPPAMKALLDDPEISLDGLILPGHVCTITGSRAFEFIADDYRIPCCVSGFEPTDVIEAIGIILAHIKREEAKVEIGYKRLVKPEGNLTAKRAIYTVFEPSDARWRGFGEIPGSGLKIKEEYRDFDAEAKFPLPEVESVPERKGCICGDIVKGKKIPTDCSLFSKVCNPKEPFGPCMVSQEGACAAYYNYGG, via the coding sequence ATGGTCGATGAATGGGTAAAAGATCTAATCGATGAAGTTTTGTCTTTAAGTAGAAGTCTTAAAGAAAAACTTGGGCGAAGAATAAAGATCATGGAAGTATGCGGTACGCATACGATGGTTATCTCGAAAAGCGGAATAAGATCCCTCTTTTCTGAAACGGTAGAACTTATAAGTGGTCCTGGTTGTCCAGTTTGTGTCACGGACCAGATGGACATTGACAAAATAATCCTTTATGCTCAGATGGACAATATAACCCTTTGTACGTTTGGTGATATGATTAAGGTTCCAGGCTCTCTATCTTCGCTTGAGAAAGAAAGAGCCAAGGGCGCTCGAATTGAAGTCTTTTATTCTCCTAGTGATGCCTTAAATTATGCCAAGGACCACCCAGACGAAGAGATCGTATTTGTGGGAATAGGCTTTGAGACCACAATTCCCCTTCTTGCGCATTGTATCCTTGAGGCAAAAAGGCAAAGACTACAGAATTTTTCTTTATTTTCGCTACACAAGTGCCTTCCTCCTGCGATGAAGGCGCTTCTTGATGATCCAGAGATTTCGCTGGACGGACTTATCCTTCCAGGTCACGTTTGCACAATCACAGGGTCGAGGGCGTTCGAATTCATAGCCGACGATTATAGAATACCCTGCTGTGTTTCTGGTTTTGAGCCTACAGATGTCATTGAGGCGATAGGCATCATTTTAGCTCACATAAAAAGAGAAGAAGCTAAAGTTGAGATAGGGTACAAAAGACTCGTTAAACCTGAGGGTAACTTAACTGCAAAGCGAGCTATTTATACGGTATTTGAGCCTTCGGATGCGCGTTGGAGAGGGTTTGGGGAGATCCCGGGAAGCGGTTTGAAGATAAAAGAAGAGTATAGGGATTTCGATGCGGAGGCTAAATTTCCGCTACCGGAGGTGGAATCAGTCCCGGAGAGAAAAGGTTGTATATGCGGGGATATAGTCAAAGGGAAAAAGATACCCACCGATTGTAGTCTCTTTTCAAAAGTCTGTAATCCTAAAGAGCCATTTGGCCCCTGTATGGTTTCTCAAGAGGGAGCCTGTGCAGCCTATTACAACTATGGGGGATAG
- a CDS encoding thiamine pyrophosphate-binding protein: protein MKSKGKDLITNFLEEKGVKEVFSVPGVHSIPLAESLLSRGIKIINARCERSLIFMADGYARASKKTAIVVLTPGPGLCNSVLGCFEAFSSQVPILLIHMDTDRVEKEIGVLHELKEPERIFEGITKKIIRVTEPVKLFSSLENAFKETKRGRWGPVLVSIPFVLLEKDIKCDFQEEETEEKGEGPGEFCSKFKELMKEKKRPLIIAGSNVMIEAAKETFDRICMEGRIPLLTTTGGKGVVDERKPYAFGNVMQRGLVRRMLEEADIVIAVGTRLREQDTKRRGIKFRNLVQLDVDGAWFNKNFKAALTFIGEPETLLDVLSEVLSGIKSDWRIDELKKTYREEIEKKRENLGFRVIETIRKAIPPETITVWDLSMLSYWAEYCFPVYEQRTFLISRGSSTIFYGLPAAIGAKLAVPERPCLSVSGDGGILPSIAELSTLTKYRVPVIVLIYNNLSFGILERMMEKRYGFKGSMDLENPDFLKIAEAFGLKGARAKTEEEILNILRKVNWDEPLVIEVSMPGFALPWEF from the coding sequence GTGAAGTCAAAAGGCAAAGACTTAATAACGAACTTCCTAGAAGAAAAAGGAGTAAAAGAGGTCTTTTCCGTACCGGGCGTCCATTCGATTCCTCTCGCGGAATCGTTGTTATCGAGAGGGATCAAAATCATAAATGCTCGTTGTGAAAGAAGCCTTATCTTCATGGCTGATGGCTACGCAAGGGCATCAAAAAAAACGGCAATTGTCGTGCTTACCCCCGGTCCGGGTCTTTGCAATTCCGTTCTTGGCTGTTTTGAGGCTTTCTCCTCCCAGGTTCCGATCCTTCTTATTCACATGGACACCGACAGAGTCGAGAAAGAAATTGGTGTACTTCATGAGTTAAAAGAGCCCGAAAGAATCTTCGAAGGGATAACAAAGAAAATTATTCGGGTAACCGAGCCAGTAAAACTCTTTTCCTCCCTTGAAAATGCGTTCAAAGAGACCAAAAGAGGAAGATGGGGACCCGTTTTGGTTTCCATACCTTTTGTTTTACTCGAGAAAGATATTAAGTGCGATTTTCAAGAAGAAGAGACGGAAGAGAAAGGAGAGGGTCCTGGGGAATTCTGTAGTAAGTTCAAAGAGCTTATGAAAGAGAAAAAAAGGCCTTTAATAATTGCAGGTTCGAACGTAATGATAGAGGCCGCAAAAGAAACTTTCGACAGAATATGTATGGAAGGCCGCATCCCTTTACTTACCACAACAGGGGGCAAAGGGGTTGTGGATGAGCGAAAGCCCTATGCATTTGGGAATGTCATGCAAAGGGGTTTAGTAAGACGGATGCTGGAAGAAGCAGATATCGTGATAGCCGTAGGGACAAGGCTTAGGGAGCAAGACACGAAAAGGAGGGGAATAAAATTCCGAAACCTTGTCCAGTTAGATGTGGATGGGGCATGGTTCAATAAAAACTTTAAGGCAGCCCTCACCTTTATTGGAGAACCAGAGACGTTACTCGATGTGTTAAGCGAGGTCCTTTCTGGCATAAAATCTGATTGGCGAATCGATGAACTAAAAAAAACGTACAGGGAGGAAATTGAAAAGAAAAGGGAAAATCTGGGATTTAGGGTCATAGAAACTATAAGAAAAGCCATCCCGCCAGAAACAATCACAGTTTGGGACTTAAGCATGCTTTCTTACTGGGCAGAATACTGTTTTCCGGTCTATGAGCAGAGAACCTTCTTGATTTCCAGAGGTTCGTCGACAATATTTTACGGCTTGCCTGCCGCAATTGGAGCTAAGCTCGCAGTCCCAGAAAGGCCATGCCTTTCCGTCTCTGGCGATGGTGGAATACTTCCGTCCATAGCAGAACTTTCCACGTTAACAAAGTACAGAGTTCCTGTAATTGTTCTAATCTATAACAACTTAAGCTTTGGAATTTTAGAACGGATGATGGAAAAAAGGTACGGGTTTAAAGGATCGATGGACCTTGAAAATCCGGATTTTTTAAAAATTGCGGAGGCTTTCGGGTTAAAAGGGGCCAGAGCTAAAACTGAAGAGGAGATTCTAAATATCCTAAGAAAAGTGAACTGGGATGAGCCACTTGTTATTGAGGTTTCCATGCCCGGCTTTGCTCTGCCTTGGGAATTCTAG
- a CDS encoding enoyl-CoA hydratase-related protein produces the protein MELVKESLEEGVYTIILNRPDKRNALNSDLLKSLKKSVYNAEKTDSSIVVLRGSGNFFSAGGDIKEFVDAHDSKARIDGMAMILNEIIKKIRTMPKIWISVIEGGIVGAGIGLALACDLTIASKSSYLNLGYRRIGLTPDGGVTIFLSRILGLKRTNELYLLSENIPIEKAYDMGLINFVVEDRDLDSVLQKLIADLKALPLHVLGPYKELINASIFPDLSTLLEKERYFVSEMADEPSFKETIKKFLTKKG, from the coding sequence ATGGAGCTTGTAAAAGAATCGTTAGAGGAAGGGGTTTATACAATTATTCTTAATAGGCCCGACAAAAGGAATGCCCTAAATAGCGACCTTTTAAAATCCTTAAAGAAATCTGTCTATAACGCGGAAAAGACAGATTCATCTATCGTAGTTCTTAGAGGTTCGGGAAATTTCTTTTCCGCGGGAGGGGACATAAAGGAGTTTGTGGATGCCCATGATTCGAAAGCCCGCATTGACGGAATGGCTATGATATTAAACGAAATCATAAAAAAGATCAGAACTATGCCAAAGATATGGATTTCAGTAATCGAAGGAGGGATAGTAGGAGCCGGAATAGGTCTTGCTCTTGCTTGCGATTTAACGATAGCATCAAAAAGCTCTTACCTCAATTTGGGTTACAGGAGGATAGGCTTAACCCCGGATGGGGGCGTAACTATATTTCTATCAAGGATACTGGGACTAAAAAGGACGAACGAACTCTATCTTTTGTCTGAAAATATACCCATTGAGAAGGCGTACGACATGGGTCTTATAAACTTTGTCGTAGAGGATAGAGATTTAGATTCGGTTCTCCAAAAATTAATAGCCGATCTCAAAGCCTTGCCCCTACACGTTTTAGGCCCGTATAAAGAGCTCATAAACGCGAGCATATTCCCGGATCTTTCGACTCTTCTTGAGAAAGAGAGGTATTTTGTTTCCGAAATGGCAGACGAACCATCATTCAAAGAGACGATCAAAAAATTCCTCACCAAAAAAGGATAA
- the hypF gene encoding carbamoyltransferase HypF produces MAGSSEAIRYLIKVHGTVQGVGFRPYVYQHAREFNLTGKVFNSSEGVVIDVEGKKEKLFRFLELLRKNPPPLAKIENIEFEELPVCNYTSFVIVESEKDKERKALIPPDVATCNDCKTDILNPKDRRYMYPFTNCTNCGPRFTIVYSIPYDRDKTSMKKFVMCSDCEREYHDPKDRRFHAQPTCCPRCGPKVWVANREGIKVADENNWLQFVWEKLQEGKIIALKSLGGFHLACDAKNEDVVQELRLRKRRPKKPFAVMCKDKETVKKYCLLSEEEERLLTSCHAPIVVLKRRIDCDLPDILAPGIKTLGVMLPYTPLHILLFLGPFEVLVMTSGNVSELPIVISNEEAVTKLGKICDFFVFHERDIVNRCDDSVVKLVDNNVQFFRLSRGYVPEPITLPFVAPKVTVGIGGEMKNNICIIKNDKAFMSQYVGEIDTEEGRENLLNCFRNLCRLLDVSPKAIAFDLHPNYLSSSFAKSLPAEIHFGCQHHHAHMVSCMAENCLDEKEVIGVVLDGTGYGTDGNLWGFEILLGNYRTYERLFHLAYCPLPGGEIAIREPWRMAISYLYSFLGEEGLYWAEKIFGKERTALIVEVLKKGFNNPLSSGCGRLFDAVSAMVGLCEKTSYEGQAAIELAELVQTFEGDEMEDRYDFEIVNGVIYPDKVILGVVRERVSGRSAEFISHKFHNTVVEIIKECVKMASAQRNVKRVVLSGGTFHNDFILKKTKRILKDLGLEVYFHTKVPPNDGGIALGQAAILAAKIKEGEDVPGNSCFGLRCE; encoded by the coding sequence ATGGCCGGTAGCTCGGAAGCTATACGGTATCTTATAAAAGTTCATGGGACAGTCCAGGGAGTCGGATTCAGACCTTACGTTTACCAGCATGCGAGGGAGTTCAATCTAACGGGGAAAGTCTTCAATTCCAGTGAAGGCGTTGTGATAGATGTGGAGGGTAAAAAAGAAAAACTTTTTCGTTTTTTGGAACTTCTGCGAAAAAACCCCCCTCCTTTGGCAAAAATTGAAAATATAGAGTTTGAGGAGCTGCCAGTATGTAACTACACTTCATTCGTCATAGTTGAAAGTGAAAAAGACAAAGAAAGGAAGGCCCTTATTCCTCCAGATGTGGCAACATGTAATGATTGCAAAACCGATATTCTGAACCCCAAAGACAGAAGGTACATGTATCCTTTTACGAATTGCACAAACTGCGGTCCGAGGTTTACGATAGTCTATTCGATTCCCTATGATAGAGACAAAACATCGATGAAAAAATTCGTCATGTGTTCGGATTGCGAAAGGGAGTATCACGACCCTAAAGATCGGAGGTTTCACGCTCAACCGACATGCTGTCCAAGGTGTGGTCCAAAAGTATGGGTTGCGAATAGAGAAGGAATTAAAGTTGCCGATGAGAATAACTGGTTACAATTCGTTTGGGAGAAATTACAGGAGGGAAAAATAATTGCGTTAAAAAGCCTTGGCGGTTTCCATCTTGCATGCGATGCAAAAAACGAAGACGTAGTACAAGAGTTGAGATTAAGAAAGAGAAGGCCAAAAAAACCTTTCGCGGTCATGTGTAAAGACAAAGAGACTGTAAAAAAGTATTGCCTTCTCTCGGAAGAGGAGGAAAGACTTCTTACATCTTGTCACGCTCCGATTGTCGTTCTAAAAAGGAGAATAGATTGTGATCTTCCGGATATTCTTGCCCCTGGTATTAAGACCCTCGGTGTAATGCTCCCTTACACGCCTCTCCACATATTGCTTTTTTTAGGTCCATTCGAAGTACTTGTTATGACAAGTGGAAATGTCTCGGAACTCCCAATCGTCATAAGTAATGAGGAGGCAGTGACAAAGCTTGGAAAGATATGCGATTTTTTTGTCTTTCACGAAAGGGATATAGTTAACCGGTGTGATGATTCAGTCGTCAAATTAGTAGACAATAATGTCCAGTTTTTCAGGCTCTCTAGAGGATATGTCCCAGAACCGATAACCCTTCCCTTTGTGGCACCAAAAGTAACTGTGGGAATAGGTGGAGAAATGAAGAATAATATTTGTATCATAAAAAACGATAAAGCTTTTATGAGCCAATACGTGGGCGAAATAGACACAGAGGAGGGCCGGGAAAATCTCCTAAACTGTTTTAGGAACCTATGTAGACTTTTAGACGTTTCACCTAAAGCGATAGCCTTTGACCTTCACCCGAATTACCTTTCTAGTTCTTTTGCCAAATCCTTGCCTGCCGAGATTCATTTTGGATGCCAACACCACCACGCCCATATGGTGAGCTGTATGGCAGAAAACTGTTTAGATGAAAAAGAAGTGATAGGTGTTGTACTTGATGGAACAGGTTACGGAACTGATGGAAACCTTTGGGGCTTTGAGATCCTTCTTGGGAACTACAGAACTTACGAAAGACTTTTTCATCTTGCATACTGTCCACTACCTGGAGGCGAAATAGCAATTCGGGAACCTTGGAGAATGGCCATAAGCTATCTCTATTCTTTTTTGGGGGAAGAGGGACTATACTGGGCTGAAAAGATTTTTGGAAAGGAAAGGACCGCGCTTATAGTTGAGGTCTTAAAAAAGGGGTTCAACAATCCTTTATCCTCAGGATGTGGGAGACTTTTTGATGCGGTATCAGCTATGGTCGGTTTATGCGAAAAAACGAGTTATGAGGGACAGGCTGCGATCGAACTTGCCGAACTTGTGCAAACCTTTGAGGGTGATGAAATGGAAGATCGGTACGATTTTGAGATAGTAAATGGGGTTATTTATCCGGATAAGGTGATCTTGGGGGTCGTTCGCGAAAGGGTCTCTGGTCGATCTGCCGAGTTTATATCCCATAAGTTCCATAACACCGTAGTTGAGATTATAAAGGAATGTGTGAAAATGGCTAGCGCTCAAAGAAACGTAAAAAGGGTTGTGCTTAGCGGGGGCACGTTTCACAATGACTTTATTCTAAAGAAGACAAAAAGAATTTTAAAAGATTTGGGGTTAGAAGTGTACTTCCACACAAAAGTTCCCCCAAATGACGGAGGAATAGCCTTGGGTCAGGCTGCTATACTTGCCGCAAAAATAAAGGAGGGTGAGGATGTGCCTGGGAATTCCTGCTTTGGTCTTAGATGTGAATGA
- the hypC gene encoding HypC/HybG/HupF family hydrogenase formation chaperone translates to MCLGIPALVLDVNEDENWALVDSNGAVFKVHLHILDEEVKKGDYVMVHAGFAIGKIEKEDAKMRLEMLREIIYYGR, encoded by the coding sequence ATGTGCCTGGGAATTCCTGCTTTGGTCTTAGATGTGAATGAGGATGAAAATTGGGCACTTGTAGATTCTAACGGAGCGGTCTTCAAAGTCCATCTCCACATCCTGGATGAGGAAGTAAAAAAGGGTGATTACGTGATGGTCCACGCGGGGTTTGCAATAGGAAAGATAGAAAAGGAAGATGCAAAGATGCGATTGGAGATGCTAAGGGAGATAATCTACTATGGTCGATGA